The Streptomyces sp. NBC_01268 genome window below encodes:
- a CDS encoding PPK2 family polyphosphate kinase: MPKKKNRGAEASANGTASLRELLKVPVGGRIDLASYDAAATPGGPRNKAAGSAAVAELAPALATLQERLYAASTAGDRRRLLLVLQGMDTSGKGGTVKHVIGHFNPSGCRIRAFKAPTPEEKAHPFLWRVTQALPRPGEIGIFDRSHYEDVLIARVRSLAPGPELEDRYAEIGAFEKALTEDGVTLVKVFLHVSYEEQRARLLERLDNPEKHWKFNPGDIEERELWPAYQEAYEIALERCSTEAAPWYLVPADRKWYRNWAISTLLGEHLAELDPQYPKGDFDVAECRRRLLTQ, from the coding sequence ATGCCGAAGAAGAAGAACCGAGGAGCGGAGGCGTCGGCGAACGGGACCGCGTCCCTGCGCGAGCTGCTGAAGGTCCCGGTGGGCGGGCGGATCGACCTCGCCTCCTACGACGCCGCCGCGACCCCGGGCGGTCCGAGGAACAAGGCGGCCGGATCGGCGGCCGTCGCGGAGCTGGCCCCGGCCCTGGCCACCCTCCAGGAACGCCTGTACGCGGCGAGCACGGCGGGCGACCGGAGACGTCTGCTCCTCGTGCTCCAGGGCATGGACACGAGCGGCAAGGGGGGCACGGTCAAGCACGTGATCGGGCACTTCAACCCCTCGGGCTGCCGCATCCGGGCCTTCAAGGCCCCGACGCCGGAGGAGAAGGCGCACCCCTTCCTCTGGCGCGTCACCCAGGCGCTCCCCCGCCCCGGCGAGATCGGCATCTTCGACCGTTCGCACTACGAGGACGTGCTCATCGCCCGGGTCCGCTCGCTGGCCCCGGGACCGGAGCTGGAGGACCGCTACGCCGAGATCGGGGCGTTCGAGAAGGCGCTGACCGAGGACGGCGTCACCCTCGTCAAGGTCTTCCTCCACGTGTCGTACGAGGAGCAGCGGGCCCGGCTCCTGGAGCGCCTGGACAACCCGGAGAAGCACTGGAAGTTCAACCCGGGCGACATCGAGGAGCGGGAGCTGTGGCCGGCGTACCAGGAGGCGTACGAGATCGCCCTGGAGCGCTGCTCGACGGAGGCGGCGCCCTGGTACCTGGTCCCGGCGGACCGCAAGTGGTACCGCAACTGGGCGATCAGCACCCTGCTCGGGGAGCACCTGGCGGAGCTGGACCCGCAGTACCCGAAGGGCGACTTCGACGTGGCGGAGTGCCGGAGGCGATTGCTCACCCAATGA
- a CDS encoding TetR family transcriptional regulator — MTPTTPEPAVSLAERKRLLVATELTESALQLLALKGFDAVTVDEIAAAAGVSKRTFFRYFASKEDVVVRFLSGMGADIHAALAERPAGEPPSRSLRHAVAVPLLACTDRHPDHAARALRVVQLILGTPALLARFLERQAAWQETLARELARREGLDVTADPRPRLASGTALVAFRVALQGWSESEAAEDPMGLLDRAFAVVAPALDAHDR, encoded by the coding sequence ATGACGCCCACCACGCCCGAGCCCGCCGTCAGCCTGGCGGAACGCAAACGCCTGCTCGTCGCCACCGAGCTCACCGAATCGGCGCTGCAGCTCCTGGCCCTGAAGGGCTTCGACGCGGTCACGGTGGACGAGATCGCGGCCGCCGCCGGGGTCTCGAAGCGGACCTTCTTCCGCTACTTCGCGTCCAAGGAGGACGTGGTCGTCCGGTTCCTGTCCGGCATGGGCGCCGACATCCACGCGGCGCTCGCGGAACGCCCCGCCGGGGAGCCCCCGTCGCGGTCGCTGCGGCACGCCGTCGCGGTCCCGCTGCTGGCCTGCACCGACCGGCACCCGGACCACGCGGCCCGGGCGCTGCGCGTGGTCCAGCTGATCCTCGGTACGCCCGCGCTGCTGGCCCGCTTCCTGGAGCGGCAGGCCGCCTGGCAGGAGACGCTGGCCCGGGAGCTGGCCCGCCGCGAGGGCCTCGACGTGACGGCGGACCCGCGCCCGCGACTGGCCTCGGGCACGGCGCTGGTCGCGTTCCGGGTGGCGCTCCAGGGGTGGAGCGAGAGCGAGGCGGCGGAGGACCCGATGGGGCTGCTCGACCGGGCGTTCGCGGTGGTGGCCCCGGCCCTGGACGCGCACGATCGGTGA
- a CDS encoding oxidoreductase: MTEQRRWNADLIPDLTGRVFVVTGANSGLGLATTRELARRGGHVVLAVRDERKGCAAADGILRAHPGALLDVRHLDLADLASVRDFAGKLSAEHPRLDVLVNNAGVMAPPRTLSAQGHELQFAAHHLGHFALTGLLLDRLAAGRDPRVVTVSSLEHRRGRIDFDDIDAERRYSPMGAYRQAKLANTVFGHTLHQRLTAAGSPVRSLLAHPGYSATGLQKDTPVAFVRFVFGRVLGPLFAQPAATGAFPQLYAATAPDAEGGALYGPDGPGELRGAPKRVAFAPAATDPETGRRLWELSERLTEVRYPLG, encoded by the coding sequence ATGACAGAGCAGCGGCGCTGGAACGCCGACCTCATCCCCGACCTGACCGGACGCGTCTTCGTCGTCACCGGGGCCAACAGCGGCCTCGGTCTCGCCACCACCCGGGAGCTCGCCCGGCGCGGCGGACACGTCGTCCTCGCCGTGCGCGACGAGCGCAAGGGGTGCGCCGCCGCCGACGGCATCCTCCGGGCGCACCCGGGCGCCCTCCTCGACGTCCGCCACCTCGACCTCGCCGACCTCGCCTCCGTACGGGACTTCGCCGGGAAGCTGTCCGCCGAGCACCCCCGGCTCGACGTCCTCGTCAACAACGCCGGCGTGATGGCCCCGCCCCGCACCCTCAGCGCCCAGGGCCACGAGCTCCAGTTCGCCGCCCACCACCTCGGCCACTTCGCGCTCACCGGGCTGCTCCTCGACCGCCTCGCGGCCGGCCGCGACCCCCGCGTCGTCACCGTCAGCTCGCTCGAACACCGCAGGGGGCGGATCGACTTCGACGACATCGACGCGGAGCGCCGCTACTCGCCCATGGGTGCCTACCGGCAGGCCAAGCTGGCCAACACCGTCTTCGGGCACACGCTCCACCAGCGCCTGACCGCCGCCGGGAGCCCCGTCCGCAGCCTCCTGGCCCACCCCGGCTACTCCGCGACCGGCCTCCAGAAGGACACCCCGGTCGCCTTCGTGCGCTTCGTCTTCGGACGGGTCCTCGGCCCGCTGTTCGCCCAGCCCGCGGCGACCGGGGCGTTCCCTCAGCTGTACGCGGCGACCGCGCCCGACGCCGAGGGCGGCGCGCTCTACGGGCCGGACGGGCCGGGCGAGCTGCGCGGCGCGCCGAAGCGGGTCGCCTTCGCGCCGGCGGCGACCGATCCGGAGACCGGCCGCCGCCTGTGGGAGCTGTCCGAGCGCCTCACCGAGGTGAGGTACCCCCTCGGCTGA
- a CDS encoding alkaline phosphatase PhoX, with amino-acid sequence MSATRRQILARTGASVAGIAFTGAFSELFAGSAAALGGHAGYGPLVPDPAGLLDLPAGFSYRVLSRQGDPLRSGEGTVPGNHDGMGAFAGRRGRVHLVRNHENRITAKTSVPTVPGLTYDPAAKGGCTVLELDGRSHVLGERVAVAGTAVNCAGGPTPWNTWLTCEETEDRAGTNGYTKDHGFVFEVDGADPHRTGAVPLTAMGRFQHEAVAVDPRSGIVYETEDAFEAPFGLFYRFLPEKPLGGTGSLRAGGALEAMRVPGVPDLSVVQEPGSCFEGVRWVPVPDPLAAGTPVRHQDFGPGGITHAQKLEGCYWGPGRAGGPGAVYFVSSFARAKDGSGATHFGQVWKYEPHRRRLTLVVVFGPDTDVRLPGESPDNICLAPSGGLMVCEDGDGAQHVFGVSRKGEVYAVARGAQNIGTPEGPEWGEFAGVTFAPDGRTMFVNCYTPGTTFAVTGPWR; translated from the coding sequence ATGTCCGCAACACGACGTCAGATCCTCGCCCGCACCGGCGCCTCCGTCGCCGGCATCGCCTTCACCGGCGCCTTCTCCGAACTCTTCGCGGGCAGCGCCGCCGCGCTCGGCGGCCACGCCGGGTACGGCCCGCTGGTCCCCGACCCGGCCGGCCTGCTCGACCTCCCCGCCGGCTTCTCGTACCGGGTCCTGTCCCGGCAGGGCGACCCGCTGCGCTCCGGCGAGGGCACCGTGCCCGGCAACCACGACGGCATGGGCGCCTTCGCCGGCCGCCGCGGCCGGGTGCACCTGGTCCGCAACCACGAGAACCGGATCACCGCGAAGACCTCCGTGCCCACCGTCCCGGGCCTCACCTACGACCCGGCCGCCAAGGGCGGCTGCACGGTGCTCGAACTCGACGGCCGCTCCCACGTCCTCGGCGAACGGGTCGCCGTCGCCGGCACCGCCGTCAACTGCGCGGGCGGGCCCACTCCCTGGAACACCTGGCTCACCTGCGAGGAGACCGAGGACCGGGCCGGGACCAACGGCTACACCAAGGACCACGGCTTCGTCTTCGAGGTCGACGGAGCCGACCCGCACCGCACCGGCGCCGTACCGCTGACCGCGATGGGCCGCTTCCAGCACGAGGCCGTCGCCGTCGACCCGAGGAGCGGGATCGTCTACGAGACGGAGGACGCCTTCGAGGCGCCGTTCGGCCTCTTCTACCGCTTCCTGCCCGAGAAGCCGCTCGGCGGCACCGGTTCGCTGCGCGCGGGCGGCGCCCTGGAGGCCATGCGGGTGCCCGGGGTGCCGGACCTGTCGGTGGTCCAGGAGCCGGGGAGCTGCTTCGAGGGCGTGCGGTGGGTACCGGTGCCCGACCCGCTGGCGGCCGGGACCCCCGTCCGGCACCAGGACTTCGGGCCCGGCGGCATCACGCACGCCCAGAAGCTGGAGGGCTGCTACTGGGGCCCCGGGCGCGCCGGAGGTCCCGGGGCCGTGTACTTCGTGTCGTCGTTCGCCCGCGCCAAGGACGGCTCGGGGGCCACCCACTTCGGCCAGGTGTGGAAGTACGAGCCGCACCGGCGCCGCCTCACCCTGGTGGTGGTCTTCGGCCCGGACACGGACGTCCGGCTGCCGGGCGAGTCGCCGGACAACATCTGTCTGGCGCCGTCCGGCGGCCTGATGGTCTGCGAGGACGGCGACGGCGCGCAGCACGTCTTCGGCGTGAGCCGGAAGGGCGAGGTGTACGCGGTGGCGCGCGGCGCGCAGAACATCGGCACCCCGGAGGGCCCGGAGTGGGGTGAGTTCGCGGGCGTGACCTTCGCGCCGGACGGCCGCACGATGTTCGTCAACTGCTACACCCCGGGGACGACGTTCGCGGTGACGGGGCCCTGGCGGTGA
- a CDS encoding OsmC family protein, producing the protein MATVRHAHTVWEGDLLKGKGVVSLDSSGLGSYDVSWPARSEQPNGKTSPEELIAAAHSACYSMAFSHALAGAGNPPARLETKADVTFQPGEGITGIHLTVRGEVPGVDAATFQSLAEDAKKNCPVSQALTGTTITLTAELV; encoded by the coding sequence ATGGCCACCGTGCGTCACGCCCACACCGTCTGGGAGGGCGACCTCCTCAAGGGCAAGGGCGTCGTCTCCCTCGACTCCTCCGGTCTCGGCTCGTACGACGTCTCCTGGCCGGCCCGGTCCGAGCAGCCGAACGGGAAGACCAGCCCGGAGGAGCTCATCGCGGCGGCGCACTCCGCCTGCTACTCGATGGCGTTCTCGCACGCCCTGGCCGGCGCCGGCAACCCGCCGGCCCGCCTGGAGACCAAGGCGGACGTCACCTTCCAGCCCGGCGAGGGCATCACCGGCATCCACCTGACGGTGCGGGGCGAGGTGCCGGGCGTGGACGCCGCCACGTTCCAGTCGCTGGCCGAGGACGCGAAGAAGAACTGCCCCGTCAGCCAGGCCCTGACGGGCACGACGATCACGCTCACCGCCGAGCTGGTCTGA